The following coding sequences are from one Anser cygnoides isolate HZ-2024a breed goose chromosome 10, Taihu_goose_T2T_genome, whole genome shotgun sequence window:
- the MST1 gene encoding hepatocyte growth factor-like protein isoform X3, whose translation MPAVPRVLLALAVAAALGAGPRSPLNDFQRLRATELLPVPPEAPPPPPEPGPAEQCAQRCATSLACRAFHHERQSQLCQLLPWTQHSPRVRLQKNIHYDLYQKKDYLRECIVNHGTSYRGTRATTEKGLRCQHWQATTPHDHRFLPSPRNGLEENYCRNPDRDKRGPWCYTVDPSVRHQSCGIKKCEDAICMTCNGEDYRGFVDHTESGTECQRWDLQHPHKHPFHPDKYPEKGLDDNYCRNPDGSEQPWCYTVDPAREREYCRIRVCTEKRPRPLNVTTSCFRGKGEGYRGRVNVTVSGIPCQRWDAQAPHRHHFVPEKYPCKDLQENFCRNPDGSEAPWCFTTRPSVRVAFCFHIRRCDDELGAQECYHGHGEMYHGRVSKTRKGITCQRWDAQTPHVPQISPATHPEAHLEENYCRNPDNDSHGPWCYTMDPRMPFDYCAIKPCSGNAVPSILESMEAVTFEQCGRRDERLQLKGRIVGGQPGNSPWTVSIRNRAGVHFCGGSLVKEQWVISIRQCFSSCDADLSGYEVHLGLLFKDPGPADPDLQAIPIVHIFCGPSESHLVLLKLAREITEGPWPA comes from the exons ATGCCGGCGGTGCCGcgggtgctgctggccctggccgTGGCCGCGGCGCTGGGCGCAG GCCCCCGCTCGCCCCTCAACGACTTCCAGCGCCTGCGAGCCACCGAGCTGCTGCCCGTGCCCCCcgaggcgccgccgccgccgcccgagCCGGGCCCGGCCGAGCAGTGCGCCCAGCGCTGCGCCACCAGCCTGGCCTGCCG GGCTTTCCACCACGAGCGGCAGAgccagctgtgccagctgctgccctggacgcagcactcgCCCCGCGTCCGCCTGCAGAAGAACATCCACTACGACCTGTACCAGAAGAAAG ACTACCTGCGGGAGTGCATCGTGAACCACGGCACCAGCTACCGCGGCACACGGGCCACGACGGAGAAAGGTCTGCGCTGCCAGCACTGGCAGGCCACCACGCCGCACGACCACAG GTTCCTGCCGTCCCCACGCAACGGGCTGGAGGAGAACTACTGCCGCAACCCCGACCGGGACAAGCGGGGCCCGTGGTGTTACACTGTCGACCCCAGCGTGCGGCACCAGAGCTGCGGCATCAAGAAGTGCGAGGATG CTATCTGCATGACCTGCAACGGGGAGGATTACCGGGGCTTCGTGGACCACACCGAGTCAGGGACCGAGTGCCAGCGCTGGGACCTGCAGCACCCGCACAAGCATCCCTTCCACCCCGACAA GTACCCCGAGAAGGGTCTGGATGACAACTACTGCCGAAACCCTGACGGCTCCGAGCAGCCCTGGTGCTACACCGTTGACCCCGCGCGGGAGCGCGAGTATTGCCGCATCCGCGTCTGCA CAGAGAAGCGTCCGCGGCCCCTCAACGTCACCACCAGCTGCTTCAGGGGGAAGGGCGAAGGCTACCGGGGCCGGGTGAACGTCACCGTGTCGGGCATCCCGTGCCAGCGCTGGGACGCCCAGGCACCCCACCGGCACCACTTTGTGCCCGAGAAGTACCCATGCAA GGACCTGCAGGAGAACTTCTGCCGCAACCCCGATGGCTCGGAGGCGCCGTGGTGCTTCACCACCCGCCCCAGCGTCCGCGTTGCCTTCTGCTTCCACATCCGCCGCTGCGACGACGAGCTGGGTGCTCAGG aGTGCTACCACGGCCACGGCGAGATGTACCACGGCCGCGTCAGCAAGACGCGCAAGGGCATCACGTGCCAGCGCTGGGACGCCCAGACACCCCACGTGCCGCA GATCTCTCCCGCCACCCACCCCGAGGCCCACCTGGAGGAGAACTACTGCCGCAACCCTGACAACGACAGCCACGGCCCCTGGTGCTACACCATGGACCCCCGCATGCCCTTTGACTACTGCGCCATCAAGCCCTGCT CTGGCAACGCGGTGCCGTCCATCCTGGAGAGCATGG AGGCGGTGACGTTCGAGCAGTGCGGCCGGCGGGACGAGAGGCTGCAGCTCAAGGGCCGCATCGTGGGCGGGCAGCCCGGCAACTCGCCGTGGACCGTCAGCATCCGCAACCG GGCCGGCGTGCACTTCTGCGGCGGGTCCCTGGTGAAGGAGCAGTGGGTGATCAGCATCCGCCAGTGCTTCTCCTCCTG CGACGCGGACCTGTCGGGCTACGAGGTGCACCTGGGGCTGCTGTTCAAGGACCCCGGCCCTGCAGACCCCGACCTGCAGGCCATCCCCATCGTGCACATCTTCTGCGGTCCCTCTGAGTCCCACCTGGTGCTGCTGAAGCTGGCGAG